The Festucalex cinctus isolate MCC-2025b chromosome 6, RoL_Fcin_1.0, whole genome shotgun sequence genomic sequence tttttttcagttttttggaatatttttttctgttttttattttttttccccctgtttttctgattaatttttcctcctgtatttctgatcaatttttcttcctgtttttatgaatatttttttcccgttttttttgtttgtttttttttatgaaagaaaaaaaaatcagtaaagcaaaaaaaaaaaagaaaaaaaaagaaaaaattacttaaaaaaaaaaaaaaaaaacagacgaaGACGTATGTGAAAAACCCTTTGGGCTTTCCTGTGCGCTCGTTTACCTTCAGCCGGGTTCATCAAGGCGTCATGGATGACGGTGGCCATGCAGCCTGCCACCCCTGCACAAAaacacacgttaaaaaaaataaatcaataaagcaCGCAAACACTCGAACCAGACGCGCTTCTCGACTGCTCACTGACCGTTGGCAAAGTGGCTATTGGCGCCCGGGTGGACGGCGTTGCCCAGCGTGAACTTGATGCGCTCGTAGCAGGCGAAGTAGAGCGCGTGGGCGGGGCCGGCGCCCACCGCCAGCACGTTGACGCCGCGGATGGGCCGCCAGACGCCCTCCGTGCGCACGATCCGCCGCAGGGCGTCCGTCACGTTGCGGTAGCGCGCGTCCGGCTCGGGCCGCAAGCTCTGCATGCGAGTCTAAGGGGGGGGGTGAAGACAATTGGAGCGATTACGACCGACGCTTTCGCAAACGACTTGAAAAATGTTCAACGGTGCGGTGACGTCGTGGTTGGTGGAGTGATGTCAGAGTGCTAACAGCAATAAGGAAaccgacaggggggaaaaaaacaaacaaacagcttaTTACTTCCTGGTAAGCTGCTACGcaagcacttccaaatatgggcaagcATGCGGCAGGGTGGTAGCATCCTTATGTGCTGCCACGTGGCAAACGCCAAGGaaactaagtgcagtgtgaaaagactTGGGCGGTCACTACAAATGGCCGTTGGTCAACAGTGGACTTTTGTTCCTCTTATGGGAAGTGaagcaaataatcaaatattctAAAAATCGGGAAATGTGGCCAGAGGTAAACAAACGTCCTGGATGTCTCTGTGGAAATTCCCACTCTGGACTTCTGGGGAAAATGGAGGCGGCCTTAGGTGGAATGTGTCCAGTCATCCTGAGTTTGCAACACGATCGTCTGGACAGGCTGGGAGAAGGAAAACGAGTTTTATGGCTTTCCCAGCAACACAGTGAATGGAAGCAGCAAGTTACGATATATTGGTCAATTGACACGGGAGTTTGTTTACTAAATGGAAGGTCGGAAGGACACGTAATGTTATGATGAAAAGGTCTTCTATACCATGTCATGTTTTTGTGAACAACACACACATCCCAACTGTCTTGCAGGGGAACTTTTAACAAATGAGGAACTTTGCAGAACATTTTTTTCAGGTCTGAAAGTTAGGTTGATGACTCAGCGACGAAGAGGGAgcctgagctaaaaaaaaaaaaaaaaaaaaaaaaaaaaaaaaaaaaaagacaatttcaaCGCAATAATCTTCACTTCCTTGTAAGGTTCAGGACAAAAACATCACAGCAACCAGTTGGGCTTATTATTGTACATTGTAACTTAATTTGTGATGTGCAAACCTTCtcaatttttgttatattttgtgGACTTCATTGTTTTGTATTCAGGCACTGGTAAAAGTCAGTATTGATGTGCTAATTTGGCCTTTGTGTCAGTTTATAGAGATCTACAAAACTCTTGGTTATCCATTGATGTGATGTGTAAAACAGTTTACTTTAAGTTTATGTCACATTTGATGGAGGATGAACAAAAATTCTGATCTGATTTCCTGACAACTTTATGTGACGTCAGGTGTTAAAAAGAAGCTAAAAACTTGACTCAAGGTCGTCGGGTTTGTGCATCAATTAAACTTTAGCCTGAAAGATAACTTTTAACAGGTTAGTAACGTGATTGTAAAATGTGTATTCAATTTTAAAGTTATCTTCTTCCTGATACCTCAAAAGTCCAGACAAACacctcatataaataaatatgagagatCGTGATTACATAAGGTTTCACGTCATCTATAAGTGCACCATGCAATGATCGcaagtttacattttacatGACTTCATTCAAACATCATCTTCCCGCCACAAACTTACAAttgacacaaataaaaaataacaaccgATGGAGCTATCACACACAcatggctactttttttttttttttttttaaatgattaagtgcgtcatgaaaaataacgaaaataCAGTTGAGTTACGACGTGTCCGATAATGGGTGCAAGCTAGTCATTTCAAATGGGCTACGCATCAAGCAAATGTCGCCTTATCTGCTGAATTTGACCCGAAAAGCAGAATTTTATGATTCAAcaataaatgtgtaaatgtccacttttttttcccccactgcaCGTCGTTTCTCCATAGCTGACAGCTAGTTAGCTGACCTCTCGGACAGCAAGGTTACTTGCAAGCCTGTAGTTAGTCGAGCTCAGGGTCACGTCGCGGCCTACCCGCTTTACGCAACATGCCATTCGGTTAAATTTGAGTCGAAACTGGCCACAAAACGTTCACAATTTATAGAAATTGCGCAATAGCGTGACGTAATACCTTCACACAGTCAATGGGGTACATGAGGCAGTGCTCCATAATTCCAGCCACGGCTCCGGCCAGCATGTGAGTGCCGGTGGTTGCTCCCTGGGGCAGCCCCTCATAGTCCACGTCCGCCTCGGTCGAGCACTCCGCGGTGGCTCGGTGCACCATCGGGGAAAAGTCTTTCTCTCCGGACACCCTCGCGGGGAAAACCCCGACGAATCCTCCCGCGGTGCCCAGCAGCCTGCCGCCCAGCCATCGAAAGTCTGTCCCGGTTGCGACCCCTGCAACCCGGTTGTCGACGCCCGGCGTGTCCAGCGACGTGCGCCGGGACACGAAGCCGCCCGCTTCCATTTAGATGGCGGACTTAAAAAGTAATCCGCCAGTCTAACTCTGctggcaccgccgccgccggacAGTCACTTGGCGGGTCGCTCATCCGGTAGCGAAGCCTCCAGGAAACGTTAGCGAAGGCTGGGTGGGACTTCAGTGGTGACGTTCATAATATCTAGCAGGTGATTGGATGACACGGCAGCCAATCACGTACAGTGCGTTTCATTGGTCAGTCAAGAAAGGCGGGCACGTATGGAGTGCCGTCTGGAATGAACGTAATACGTGTGCAGTTTGGGAACTCAAGTATATAATTAAATTTAACGCCaaatggctgtttttgtaatcgtAATTTTGTAAGTACTGGTGTAAAATAAATATCCACTATATTGTAGTGAATAATATACGAATTCGAGAATTTTGAGGTTTGTCGGATTTGTGTCGTAACGATGCACGTGCCAAGACTCCCATGTCACCTGAATGCAGCTCTCAAACTCAGCCACGCACTCTCTGACGTAATTACGTCGTGCCGACCGGAAGTAGGACGTTCGGACTCTTTTACGGACGGTTCTCTTTGTCGCCTTCGATCATTCTACAATCGTTTCCCTCgaatatttcacattttgtcATATTGTCTGTCGAAGGAACAACAAGTGTCGGACTGTGTGTCGTCACGGCCGAGGAGCGGCTTTTTACGGTAGGTTTAAATGACGTCACACAGCACCATATGGATTGCTCTGGCATCTCGAATGCTAAGCTACACCACTGGACGTGCAGTTCAGCTGGGGCATCTTTTGGCGATGTATTATGACTTGTTATAGAGCTAGGAATAGAAATTAATATCTAATCTCATGATCCTTTGTAGCCCATACATTGCCTGATTAAATAATACACTATCTACTCAAACTTACCAACTAACCATTAAGACTAACAACTGAAGCTAACCACTTAACTACCGCAATTGACTGACTAAACTACCTACTTGAAATAACCAACTAAATATTCTGCTTACCAAATTCCTACTGTATCTTGCCACCTATTGTGACTGTCACTGACTGACCAAGTAGACACTTCAACTAACCAACTAACAGAACAGAACTCACGTTCTGTGTATTGAAATGTATTCAACGCAGGTCAGAGTTGTGTGCGGGAGCTTCGGCGATCATGAGGTGACGACTGCGTGCTTCAACAAGCCCGCATGGTGGACATATGGCACGGTAACGCACCTCCACCTGTCAGTGCGTGTTGGCTTTTATGGCTGTGCTTGAAGACCTTTTCACCGCGACGTCACAcgtactttttgtttgttttttcccctaaaaggTCCATAAGTGTGTGTTTACATGTGTCCAGGATCACGTTGTGGTTCCTGCCGGCGTCCTGGTACTGCGGCGTGGCCCCCAGGCAgaagctgctgctgctactgctgGCCGCCTCGGTCCTGCTGCTCCTGGGCACCCACCAGAGGCTCTTGCGGAGCACCCGCAGGCCACATGGGACTCGCTTCAGCAAGTGAGTGGACGCGTGTTGATCTGTAGATTATTTTGGTTTTGTCCTTGGCGTAAGTGAACGCAAACGCTTCGTGATAAGTTATCAGAAAACGAGTGCGGGTGTTGTTGTTCACACGCTAGTTTGACGGCTTGCCTGCAGGTACCTCTCCATGGAGTCTATGGAGGCCACCAACGTGCAGGACGCGGGTCTCAACTACGGCGTGGTGGTGGACTGCGGCAGCAGCGGCTCTCGCGTCTTCGTGTACTACTGGCCCCCCCACAACGGGAACCCCCATACGCTGCTCGATATCCGGCAGATGAGGGACCTCGACCGGCAGCCCGTGGTCAAGAAGATTAAACCGGGTCGGcgcatttaaataaaaccaaaacaaaaacacccaaTAGGAAATCatggattttttcccccctgcaaCTATTTACTATTAATGTGAAGGTGTGAAAAAGCCAACGCTAGAATGAtagtttgttttcactttttaagGTATCTCCTCACTGGCGACATCTCCGACTAGTGCCAGCGACTACCTGCATCCTCTGCTCAGCTTCGCTGCCACCCACGTGCCCCAGAACAAGCACAAGGAGACGCCGCTATACATCCTCTGCACGGCCGGCATGAGGCTCCTGACAGACAGGTATCCTGTTTTGAACACTCTTCTAGTTATGCTACACAGTATGTAGCCAACTAGTGCATTACGACATCTCCTGTCACTAATTCTGACAAATGTCTAATATTTACTTTGTATGCAGCTATGGTTGTTttataaagtgctctataaataaagttgaattgaataCAGTAGTGAATAGACGACTAACTCACCGACCTGTGCAACCAACCAACTAACTACTTTCACCAATGAAGTAACTAACAGCAAAACTGCTGTAAATGTGTACCTGCAGTAAGTAACCAACACAAATGAACTGCGAACTCTGTAAGATTGTTATAACTAGCAAGCTAACTAATGAAGTAACTCGTTAATGGACTACCAAACACTTGTAACTAAACAACATCTCGAACGACAGACagaaaagtcgggttgatttccatttgtgcagttctagcacccgctggtggctattttttattttttttagtgcagtttaattttcacaagacatgttttggcccttctatgtttcaaatccatgcAAATGATCAGATGGGGAACGCaaaatgcttgtgaacagagtcaatatgtggaggaatttATTGTAtctattaatttcttatttaatataattaattattaattaatttattaattttattaataataaaaatgtatcaatttattgtaatgcttgtattagtgcctcagtgtagatatattatatttagatattttttatatatatatataatatttgtatatttttcattgctgtaatatacaaaaacacaatattgtggggggggtttttggtctgggctctttttttttttttttttttttttaaatattgagacctttttttttgtatcgccaacctccccacaatattgtgataattattgtatcgtgaccttcatatcatgataatatcgtatcgtgatgtttggatatggttacatccctagtaactaCTGTAAGAATCGAACTAAAACattactctaattaattaacACTACACAGTAACTAACTATAAACATACTCTGAACCTCTTAATTAACAAGCTAAAGTAGTTACTAGACAGTACTAGTTACTAATCAAACTACTGCAACTTATTAGTAAACTAATATCTTTATAACTAACTGATGTAATTAAGTAATGACTGCTAGCTTGATGACTAGCAAACGGGCTGAGGAGATAGCGAGTTAACTGGCAAGATAAgagataacttaaaaataacttACCCACTAGCGCCCCCAGCTACGATTGTATCCAAATGAcgattatttgtttttggtgaAGGTCATTGTAGG encodes the following:
- the LOC144021137 gene encoding mitoferrin-2-like, whose protein sequence is MEAGGFVSRRTSLDTPGVDNRVAGVATGTDFRWLGGRLLGTAGGFVGVFPARVSGEKDFSPMVHRATAECSTEADVDYEGLPQGATTGTHMLAGAVAGIMEHCLMYPIDCVKTRMQSLRPEPDARYRNVTDALRRIVRTEGVWRPIRGVNVLAVGAGPAHALYFACYERIKFTLGNAVHPGANSHFANGVAGCMATVIHDALMNPAEAVKQRIQMFGSPYRGVLHCAGSMLRREGPAAFYRSYTTQLTMNVPFQALHFMTYEYLQEALNPHRHYNPTSHVLSGALAGALAAAATTPLDVCKTLLNTQEAAAAHVVGGSSPAARRISGLAQAFRTVYGAGGAPAFFKGVRARVIYQMPSTAISWSVYEFFKYVITKRRHERRLRGDADK